The genomic segment GCACAGGAAAGTGTATTTTTGATGGTATACAAAATAGAATGCCAATTCtcccatttaatttttaataaacaatAACATTGctaaataaaacatgaaaggaCCATCAGCAGAACTTACCATTagtttctaaactttttttttttttttttttttttgcagtacgcgggcctctcactgttggtggcctctcctgttgaggagcacaggctccagacgcgcaggctcagtggccatggctcatgggcctagccgctccgcagcatgtgggatcttcctggactggggcacaaacctgtgtcccctgcatcggcaggcgatctcaaccactgtgccaccagggaagccctaaactattattttttttaactaggaCATCTCATAAGCACCAACATTAAAGAAGGTTATCAACTCCCAAACAATGAGAATATAAAACTCTGATAACGTCTTTTCTAGGTTTCATTTCATAAGGATAAACCAGTTCTTATTACAATGATCCTTCTAATCTACTAATATGGTAAATAAGCTTAAATCTCagtgagtatatatgtatatatattgctgACATTTCAACTTCAgtcttactaatttttttaactgtatcTCAGCTATAACCACTCCTCTAAAAGTCATCTAATAAtacttaaagaaattaaacacaTGAAATGTTGATAACTGTTGCAAATGGGAGTTCACTTTCTccctacttttgtgtatgtttcaaAATTgccatgtattattttattaaaaagcttaaaaaactttttatagaCTACCCTTAAAAGTATCTTGACAAAATCTGTCATTTTTAACTCAAACGAATATAtgtaatagaattttaaaaaaagattctgaaggtttctttaagaaaaggaaacaatgagaTTTAAGGACATCGTATCATTTTCAGATTTAACTTAAAATTGGAAAGCTCTAAGATCAATTTGTTGATCACTGAGTTAGAAAACAGAAGCCAAGGAAAATCATAATTATATTTAccagcagaaacaaaacaaataaaaaactccAAAGCATTATTTtacttgacatttaaaaatttgagacTTGAAcataattttctaatattaaacatattgtgaaggaaaaaaacttaaaatagaaaaagaaatataaatatgtatgtaaaaatgCTGCAATGACAAATTTAAtcaccttatttaaaaatttttaaatatacttttacttTCCCATGTCTTCAGGTCAGCATTAGCACTGCAGACAATTTAAATGATTCAACCTTTACAAAAAGGTTTCAGATGATACCTGAAATCATATTATCACTGTCTTTAGAGTTTAGTTAGAATATTATTAACTACATTTTCCAGAATTTATGTTCTCACTTATCCAACATTCTGTTTCCTAATAAGTTAGACTATAAGTAAAAATGCATTACGCTAATGTCTTATTCATAAATCtctatataattaaaaaacaaaaaaacactacaaCTCTAAGTTTCTCCATCTCATATAATGAAATCTTATATATCACCACTAACGTTTACATGTAGATCCTGTACCTTTGTGGTGATGCAGGAGGGGTGTAAAATGTTGATTTTGAGGGAAAAGGTTGCTTCTTCAGTGCTTGCATAAGGTTGGGTTTATATTCTGGATCAACACACCATAAGGAGCCTTTTCCATTAacctagaataaaatatataagaattagTAACCTGGAACTTTAAGACACACAAAATCAGTGTCTGAATGCttttaataaatgtgtgtggggaaaaaaacccaatagTACCTTTTGAATACAAGGCAAAAGTTGATGTAAATTTGCTAGGAATGGACTGTGTGACTAAAAGCCCCAGAGGCAGACTGCCTGGGCTCCTATCCCCTGCCCTGCCACTGACCCGCTGTGTAATTTTAGGAAGGTTAACTAACCTCTATTTCTCTGGGCCATTATTCCCTTATTTGTAAGGTatggataataacagtacctacctcataggtttgTTCTATGGATTACATTATGCATAGAGTACTCTGCATATTGCATGGCACTAGGGCCACAGGACTGCACAACTCTAGGACATGGCATTCACATCATATTCTGTGAGAATGATACAACACCAAGCTGTGCAGAGAACAGCATGAAGGGCTGTACAAGGTGGCCCTCCACATGCTAAGATGTCAACAAATGTTAACCCTTATCATTactgttaaagaaagaaaagattaggTAGTGTCATTCTCCCAAAAGTGCTAAACAATATATTAGGTGATGcatataaaaataacttcattttttatggcaTTAACACTAGTGTTTAGTTTCCCATTTAAACTGTTTAAATTCAAGGCAAACAATTTAATGAAAAGATGGCAAAAGTCTCAAAGAGTAGTTAAGTCaaaaactgaggcatggaaaaGACTCctgtaaaagataaaaaagagggagaagtaTCAACTCTTCCCTCAAGATGGTTAAGTTACAACATTCGAGGAACTTCTGGATAATATGGTAATGGGCACACAAGCCCAGATTTCATGGAAATAGTCactagaatctaaaaataatacaatttgtaTGATTTCTGGAAACTAGAGAAAATATAACAGAAGTGCCCGCTAAATTGCAAATGGGAGGTGCCTGAAAGACTGGCTTGCCTGCTCCACAATTCCGCTAATATGAAGGAGCAGCTTACCAGGAAGGTAAGTAGACAACTTACCTGAAGAATCTCACGAAAATGATCTAATGTGCAAGGGGAAAGGCCAGGCTTTGAGATAATTCCTTCAAATAGGTTTGAAAAATGCTGAGtattttacctctttccttcttAGAAGGTTACATTACATACTAGCAGATTAAGGGTCCTAAACAGTCCTGCTTTAATTAAACCTGTTTTAAGAAGTTTCCCAAAGTTATTTGACACAGAACCTCTTTCTCCCAGGAAACATCTGAGGAAGCTAGTGTTCTGTGGAACACCTATGAAAAACACTGATGTAATTAATGAATTCTTGGAGAGTATACTTtccaaatattaacagaaaaaactacaaacattGATTAgaccatgaagaaaaataaattaccctTTAAAGATCACTGTAgcgtaaaaagaaaaaaaaatatcccaaCAACAAAATTCTCTGACCACTTGGAAATTTATAAACACtcttgtattaaaaatatatccccCCAAAAAATATATCCAAACTACAATTATAGATTATCTAGTAAATAAAAGGTATAAGAAACAGTTATATAAAAACTAAGTGGGTGTGGTCAAACGCCACACATACTAATTGAGCTAGTCAAACTAAATAACTGAAGGACTTCAGGAGCTGTAAGATCACCTGCAAACTCTTCCTTCAGGATGTATCTTTCCTACTTCTTTAGCTGAACATCCATCCCTACCTACACATCCTGAACAGTCTGACTAGATGCACATCCCTACAAATGTACCACATCTATCTACAGTTTACATACAAAACCCTATAGCCATGCAAAGAGGAGGTCCAACTGCAAATTCATCCCACACTGCCCCAGAGCTAAACACTACTTGTACAGAAGTTAAGAGTACAAGCCTTGGAGGAAGAATACCTATtttggaatcctggctctgtcacttaacAGCTGTGTaacctttagaaaaatgtctatgttCTCTGTGTACTAGTATgctcaaaatatatataaaacagtaccTACCAGACACAAAAGCACTCAAACATTGGCTACTACtattgttatattttatgttcattttctttgtagttttaaaaattgttcgtTTCTTCCAGTCTAATAGCATgcaaatttgtttttctgtttctattccgCTAGTTACTGAtactaaattttaataaatatttttgaatatatttaatcttttgaagatacaaatgtcaaaaattaaatataaggtaTAACCTGACCCCCTCCCACCATGATGTACAAAACTTCCTTAGAGCTAACTCACAAGATTAGTGAGATTCaaactgttactatttttttttttttttttgcggtaagagggcctctcactgttgtggcctctcccgttgcggagcacaggctccggacgcgcaggctcagcggccatggctcacaggcccagccgctccgtggcatgtgggatcttcccggaccggggcacgaacccgtgtcccctgcatcggcaggcggactctcaaccactgcgccaccaggaaagccctgttactaatttttgtttttatgttacaCCTTTTCTATTTCAAAAACCCTTTCTTAAAATTTGAATTACACTTCACAACATTAACAATTATATAGACAACAATAAAACTGACCTGTGTCCTGTTCCCCTGCTCCTTTCTGCTTGTATAAAATCCTATATTATGTATGCTATTATCATTGCTGAAGATTTAATGTGATAAATTCCAGGGTGCTTCCATTTCCTGAACTCTTTTTCAAGGTAACATTAGCCTATTACTGAGGCTTTTTTATCTCTAAATATCATGTCATAACTATTATAGCAGAATGGCATAATGAAAGAATACTGTTTCACACGTTTTCAAACTGAGGTGCTAATCATTGCTTATTGATTGGCTACTTGATAGtggacaaatcacttaatctCTAAGAGTCTGTCCTCTCATATTTTATctgtagaattaaaaaaacaggCCACTTCATTGAGTTGTGATGAGAGTCAAATAAGGTAATTCATATGTAAGCGACATAGAGCTGCAAACTAAGTGAATACTAAGAGATTATACTGAAATTGGCATATATCAATAGTAAGTGTATATGGCTTAATGACAATATATTCCTACTCCTCTTCTAAGAGATGagggagtttttaaaaacatcaacaataagaacaaaaatcaattaattccGAAGAgacaaaagttagaaaaaaaagagatgaattaaattgataaaggaaaaacattcttGTCTGAGGAAAAGTATGGTAATTGAGTATAAGGCAGTTTTTAACATCCTAGCAACttaaatatattggaaaagaaaaaccatgGGTGTCAAATCACACTGTAATATAGTAAGAAACATACCGTATTATCAGGTGAAACCTTTTCTGGCCTACAGCAGCAAGATATCACATGAAGTACACTAAACaagtatttgaaattttaatttttttccaaaggaagTCAAATTTTACAAATGTAGTTTTGAATTAAGTGATGGAACATCTTAAATTAGATATATTTTCAGTTGCTTGACCTAAGTGGTAAATGTGTTTTGAAGATTgggaaataaaactttaaaatgttagcACCCACAACATCCTTTGCCCCAAAACCACTTCAGTTTCATACAGAAAAGATATGcatgaattatttttcatatattgactaagacaattattttaataattctaacCATGTTCTATCTTGGTATTCCTGAGATTATACTCCTAGAAGCTGTTTAGATcaaatctacttttaaaattctcttgtgAGAGAACTGCAAATAATTTTGATCTTTTAAGAACTATTTCTTTGAAACAGCAAATTGGAAGAACTGGTACTGAAAACTTGTAGTTCAGGGCAGTTAAGTGTCTTGAGTAAGTTCTCCAAATAACAGTCTGGTTTATGTTACCATGTCAGCACTTCCGTTCACTGGGTCTGTTCACAAACTATCAGTAACAagataaaattatgtatttgcTAATCTATGTTTCAGAGTCTAGAGCAAAAAACTTATTTGGAATCTAAGTCTCACTTAAAAACTTTGCTTCTTTATTAAGTTGTGCTTAGATGATGGAACACAAGTAATAAAGAGTTTTAgaagtattgttttaaaataaatttgcctATTACAAGACACATTTTTTGTGCAATGGAAACAGGAAATGTGCATTCTCTCatgtactattttgcattttgGAACTCTAAGGCTTCTAGACTTATTTGGTAAAGAACCACAGAAGCTTTTGAAGAAATGAGGAATATATATTAAGAATTgaactttaaaaagatttatcTTAATGGAAGTTGTAAAGAAAACTGGGAGAAGAAACAATGTTCCCTATTCCTGCAATGTTTTTATGTACCTGCCCTGTACATTTTAATAGTTTCCCCCCTTGACTACctttttcagtggtttttagaaCCACTAAGTTTAAAAAGGGCATTATTCATAATTCTTGCTTATAGTGTGAACTTCTATGGTTGCTTGCATGACTTCCTTTCTTGGGATTTAGCTATTGAAGCAAATCACGACTACGAAAACGTAGAGACTAAAATTGTACTAAACCAGGCAAAACTTCTAATTTCATGTTTCCCAGTTAAAATCTCCATTAACTGTTTTAGTTTGGCTTTTacaaaaagtttgaaaagcagATTTAAGACTTCAGtgttaacatttaaaacataaaaacaaatcaaaacaaaaaaacaccatgcctagtttttgtaattttaaaattctgagacaGATAAATGCCAAGCCAAGATTTTTAGACCCATCTTTTGAGAGTGGTAACCATGGTATGGATGAGGGTAGGAAACTAATCAACAGCTATACCAGCTGGCTAGGTATCAATATCAATTTGTAGTTTGACCTGGACCTTTGTCaatcttgtcttcttttttgaGATTACCATCTCTAGATAACAGCTTTCATCAGAAAAGTGCTTTCAAGGTTGCCAAATTCAGTTCCAGCATCTAATGGAAGTAAGTGTAACTTGCTTGCCTTTTGCCGACTGGAAGAGAAATACTGCCCTTTTGAGGCATTGATTCAagaagtattttataaatttaaaaaaaagaaattcacaagcCTTCCCAATCCCACTTGAATGTATCACTTTCTGTCCAAACTTCAGACATTTAAGTAAAGTGATCCATTGATTTTCGTGAAGACCATCACCTACCagttccttccctcccaccccgacTTGTGGCAATAGCTGGCTAATTTTTATGCCAATGTATTacaatttctgtatttattctcATATTCTTTATTAGCTCATAagataatttctttctctttatcacACTCTCCCTGAAATCTGGACTGTATGTTTTCCCATTCACTAACTTCCACTTCcttaattcctttctttctctaaagATTCAAAAATGCTCAggttaattatataaataatgcaTACAATTAAAAATTAGGGACAAGAACAAATCCCTTTTGATCACTAATACAAATTATACCACACTAGACATATTGTTCTAGAACTTTACCACAATGAATATTCTTATATATTGAATGCATCTCTTTGTGTGCAAGTATGAGTTTTACTTAAGGGGAAAAATCAGAATCTGATCCACTAGATCAAAGGATACACACGTTTCTAATTCTAATAACTACTGCCAAGTTGCCCTCATGAATGGTCATACTAATTTACACTCCtattaatggtgagaaactattGATATTGATTTATTACCCCATATCCTCaactaataaaacattaaaaaattttgcaatCTAATGGGTAAAAACTGTTTTGTTCTTTGAATTTGTATGTCCCTGATTGCTAGAGAGGATGAACATCTCTGCATATGTTTATGGCCATGTgtatttcctcctctgtgaagcccctGTTCATATTCTTCTCAATTTTCCTATCAGGCTTTCTTTTTCGTATTGGATTGTATGTGTTCCTTACATACAGCGGTATGCTGCTGACTGTAAACATCCCCTATCCACTTCGCATTTAATGACATAATGTTGGTAGCTCGAAAGTGGCCACAATAGAAATAACcactgttcatatatttttttaaaacttttttttttttttcggtatgcgggcctctcaccgttgtggcctctcccattgcggagcacaggctccagacgcacaggctcagcggccatggctcatgggcctagcggctctgcggcatgcgggatcttcccggaccggggtacgaacctgtgtcccctgcatcggcaggcggactattaaccactgcgccaccagggaagccccatatatttttaattctaatcTTTTGGCTGCTACTTGTCTCAATCACTTCTTAGCTCATCAttttcaagtttctttcttttcttattttttttttgcagcatttGACACTGTCGATCATTCACACTTAAACTGACTCTCCCTGGCTTCCATTATCCCATACTTTTCCTAGACTCTTCTACTGAAAATCAACGCTGAAGGCTTTAAACTTAGAGCTTTAATACCATAACATCACTACCATTCCTGTATCATATTTCTAAATATCTAGTAGACAGTTCCCCTTTTACATCCCATCATAAGCATAAACACAATAGGTCTAAAACTAGAAAAGAATTAAGGATacagttcaaaaaataaaatctaataatGCACGGTGGAAAGGATACATCCAAAATTTCCAATGCTTTCAGTCATCTGAAAGGAAAGTTTGACTGGGGCAGGGGCATCTGCTTCCAAAATGGCTCACTCATATGGCTATTGGAAGGAGGCCTCATTTCTATGCCACAGGGGCCTCTCCACAGGGCTATTTAAGTGTCTGTATGATATAGCAGCTGACTTCCCATAGAGCTAATTAGCCAAGAATCCAAGATGGAAACCATAATGTCTTTTATAACCTGGATTCAAAAGGCACACTTCATCAGTTCCACAATATCCTCTTGGTTACACGAGTCAGCCCTATGCAGTATTGGAGGGGACTTCACAAGGGCACAAATACCAGAAGGTGGGGCTCAtttgggggccatcttggaggctggctataACAGAGACTGATCCTTTGAAATTGCTAAGGCTTTGTTTAATGGCCTAACCACATAGTTGGCCTccataaatgttccatgtgtagtAGAGAATGTGTTACACAGCAATTTattacatagcaatagataactaataagctCCTTTAAGTTAGTTATAAGACGATGATGTGTCCAAATGTCTTGCTACCCAGGGTGTGTCCATGGATTAGAGGCATCAGGATGacctgggagcctgttagaaatgaAAGAGCCTCAGTACCCATCCTAGATTTGCTGAAGCAGAATcagtattttaacaagattcccagatGATCAGTAGGTACAGTCAAGTTTGAACAGCACTATCCTATAAAATCCTTCAGTTACCAAAAAATATAAGTACTTAtccttttaacttttattctaaATAAGAATAGGAGATTTCTGCTACCACTTGGGGTATAGAAAGCCATAAAAGAACATCACTCCCAGcctaacaagaaaaaaacaggacttccctggtggcacagtgcttaagaacccgcctgccaatgcaggggatatgggttcaagcctggaccaggaagatccccatgccgcggagcaactaagcccgtgcgccacaactactgagcctgtgttctagagtccgcgagccacagctactgagccggtgtgccacaactactgaagtccgcaggcctagagcccatgctccacaacaagagaagccaccacaatgagaagcctgcgcactgcaatgaagagtagcccccgcttgctgcaactagagaaagaccatgtgtagcaatgaagacccaacacagccaaaactaattataaaaaaattaattttttaaaaaaacaaaatagcctACATAACCATAATTTTTTATGAGCCTATCTGAGATCTAAGGCTGCAAGACAACAGAAATAATTGAATTTTGAAGTATGACAGGTCCTGTGAGGAGAGACAAAACATATGAACAGTTTCACATTTGGTAGGCCATGGAAGAAGTGGTAGTCAcaataaaaggcaagaaaaaaaaaatactcaaaactgTAGGCAGGCAGGAGACCGAAGGAAGACACCCTTGGAGACGGAGATAGATGTGCAGAACCTACCACGGTCTGAGGTTGGAGCAAAGATATCAGGCAAAGCCCATTCATGCTCCAGGCCCTGAATGAGCATAAGGTGAGATCAGGTGTCACTGTGGCAGAGGCACAAAACCTGCCTAAACCCTGGACAAAGCTCCATACCAAGCAAAAGCAGTCTGCCATTGAGAAAGAGGCAAAGTATACTCCTCACCCCAGTCCCCGGGAAAGGATGGCTGCTGTTGGGAGAAAAGTACAAAACCCAGCTATCTTCACATTTTACTGACACTAGGCAATGTATTCAATACTACATGCCATTGGAAGGGCAGGAAATCTGTTCATGCCCAAATCCTTCAAAGATACAAAGCAGAGATCTGCTGCTGCTGGGAAATGGTCACTCACTTGAACCTAGAACTTCCCACTGATATTAGGCAACATCTACCCACCATGATGGGAATGAGAAAGAAATTGGCCTGAGTGCTGGAACAGTGCTGTCCAGTAGGAATTTATACAATGACAGAAATATCCTATTTTGTGCTATCCAATATGCCAACCACTAGCCATATGTAGGTAATTGGCTATTGATGAGTGCAGCTCTAGACTCCACTCTGAGTAAATGGGAGAGACTGTCCACTCGTGGAGGAGACAAGGAAAGTCCCACTCTTGAGGCACAGGTGTACAGAGTCTGATTAAGACTAAAACTGGAGCAGAAGAACCAAGAAACCCACCCTGTTCACACTAAGAACTTTGCACCAAGTAATAAGCAAGAGCAATCTATTGCTAAGGAAGGGGCAAGAGTACAGAGAGAAATATTCAACTCCTCTCACCTCTAAATGTGTCACAAACTGAAAGATGGAGTTGGAGCAGAAATGCTGAGAAACATCACCTGACATTGCAGGCCGCACACTAAGTACAAAGTGTCAACAGTCCATCTCTGTAGGAATGTGAAAACTATGGTACACTGAAGGTAACTATGACAACCACAAAACCCAAACCCAGCTCAATTATTTACTAGATTGACCAATACCTGTTCATACTAACAATGTGACAGAAGTAGAGGAATATCTATTTCTGGATCGAAATATTATTTACCTCAGTCTCTACCATTCTTTAACAAGCAATGGCTGCCACTTAATCCAAAATTATGCAACACACAAAAGCAGGAgataaaacaatcaacaaaaccaGACCCAGAGATGGACCAGATACTGAAGTTACCAGACAAACActataactatgattaatatgcttaAAGATCTAGCaggaaattttaacaaaaatatggcgattattttttaaaaggcaaatgaaaatacttaaaaaatatgaaGACAACTTTATCAGGCTAATCAGCAGAATGAACACAAtagaggaaagaataaaactacagaaagatcgggagattgggactgacatatatacactaacatgtataaaatagataactaataagaacctgctgtataaaaaataaaataaataaaattcaaatattcaaaaaaacccccacaaactATAGAaggatcaatagaaattatccaaactgaaacaaagaaagaaaagagtaggAAGAGGGACAGAGCAACCAAGAGGTGAGACAATAGCAAATGGTCTAATATATTTTTACTTGGAGCCCAGAAGTAGATGGTGAACCACaagaaatatctgaagagataatgaagaaaaaaaattctaagtttaATGAATGACAacaaaccacagatccaagaacCTCTGAGAAACCAATGcaggataaaaataaagaaaaacacacctaggcacatcatagtcaaactgctaaaaagtagtgataaagagaaaaatcttgaagacagatagtaagaaaaaaaattacaaacagaacaACAAAGATAAGAATCATAACAGACCTCTCTTCAGAAACTATGCAAACCAGAAGAGAGTAAAGTCtttaaagtacttaaaaaaaccctgtcaacctagaattccatACCCATCCTCcacaaaaaggttaaaaaaatacttcattgctagtAGACCCaaactataagaaatgttaaaatcaaCTTCTTGGGAAAAAGGAATTGATCCAGATAGGGCATCAGGATTAgtcaactttttctgtaaaaggccagataataagtgaattaaaattatttgaaggtagactgtgataaattaaaaatatatactgaaaactgtatagcaacaagttaaaaaaaaaagaatagctagtAAGCCAATAGAAGAGATAAAACTGAATCATAAAAAAATACTCAATTGACAAAAAGGCAGGaaaagtggagaaaaggaaaaaagaacagatacagcaaatagaaaaaaaataatgtaatgacAGATTTAAATCCAACCATATCAGTTACATTAATGTAAATGATCCACACTCCAGTTATAAGGCAGAGATGGTCACGgtgaataaataagaataatacataaatacagtGACAAGAACATTACAGAAACTAAGAATAGAAAGttagaacattaaaaaaactaatcataactgaatcactttgctgtacacctgaaactaacacaacactgtaaattaactatacttcaattattaaaaatgtttaaaaaagagagaaaataataataaataaaccctAATTTATGTACCTATAGTAGACTGAAAATAATTCTAGGTTTATATCAAtactgaagaaattttaaaacttctcaaaTGAAACCAAATGGTGAATATAATTAACCTCAAGCTGAAGTAATCTGATTGACtattttttgtcttcctttgaTTTCCTCATATGTTACGATCTCCATGTTaattctcccccacctccctaaATATAGCAATGTTCATAAACACTGACCTTGCCATGGCTTCTTTCCACTTTCTGAAAACATTTATTCAGGGACAGATTATGTCGAACAGAATTCTTCCAGCCTGTTGGTGCGGTTGCAAAATATGGGAAGCGGTTCAGTATCCAGCTATAAATTTCTTTGACAGGCAAACATTTATTTGGAGACTGTTCAATAGCCATATAAATGAGAAGACTAAAGGAGTACGGGGGTTTTGaagttgctgattttttttctgggttcTGATAGCACGACGGTCCTAAGGATGGCACATCATCTCCCTCTATGTCATACAATGGACTAACAATTGGAAGACCCTCACTTCCAAAGCTGAAGTTTGTTAGGAGATTAGTACTTTCGTGAAGCCAGTTCAAGTTTGTGAGTTCATCATCTGCTGACTCACTGTTCACTAGAGTGGCCTTTGGCCTGGCAGCATCAACAGCTTCAGGCAAGCTTCCCATTTTGTAAATCTGGCTTAATCCTGCAAACTTTTCAGCTCCTGGAGTTTCAGCTCTCTTTTCTGGAGTCATTCCAATTATTGGACCCATTTACTCCTACAGTtctgcaacaaaagaaacaattatcAGTCAATGTAATACTTAAGATTCGTAAACTCATGGAAGAaggaaacatatttaaatatcCCCAAATCAGAGAAATTTTGCAATCAATATCCCACATAATATTTAAGCACAATATTTGTATAACAAAGATGCTAAAGGTTACTATACAAGGAACAGAACTTATTTCATGTTATTTGAAATGACTACAAATAAAATGCAGCACTATAGCACAATATGTACAGGTGATATTAACagaattaaataatg from the Globicephala melas chromosome 12, mGloMel1.2, whole genome shotgun sequence genome contains:
- the FOXN2 gene encoding forkhead box protein N2, with amino-acid sequence MGPIIGMTPEKRAETPGAEKFAGLSQIYKMGSLPEAVDAARPKATLVNSESADDELTNLNWLHESTNLLTNFSFGSEGLPIVSPLYDIEGDDVPSLGPSCYQNPEKKSATSKPPYSFSLLIYMAIEQSPNKCLPVKEIYSWILNRFPYFATAPTGWKNSVRHNLSLNKCFQKVERSHGKVNGKGSLWCVDPEYKPNLMQALKKQPFPSKSTFYTPPASPQSGSLSPHYLSSVLKQNQVRTLKESDIDAATAMMLLNTSIEQGILECEKPLPLKTAVQKKRSYSNAFNHSSAMRLHESDSLATSIDPKEDHNYSASSMTAQRCASRSSVSSLSSVDEVYEFIPKSSHVGSDGSEGFHSEEDTDVDYEDDPLGDSGYASQACADTSEKGQPDKKMRKQSCQEIDEELKEAAGSLLHLAGIRTCLGSLISTAKTQNQKQRKK